The window GCATTTGGGCTGTTGTGTGTGAGTACAAGTGTGTGTATCATTCCAACACTCACACACAAaccctattttatagttaaaagaaATTAGCTTCTATTGTACAAAAAATCCACAAACATCTCATTAGGATACTTATGTTCTAATGAGGGATAATCAGTGTGCTTTCAAAGCTTGCCTAGAGTGGTGATAAACACTATTTAACCAAGAATTGTAGTGAGCTTCCAGCATGAAGTTACCCTTCCTGATCCTTGTAAACCAGCCATTTAGGAAGACCTACACATGAGCCACATTGTAGAGGCTTCTGGCTCTTGGCTCTAAGGTTGTCGAGGAATCTCTGCTTTGTTGTTCCGatatttcagtcatttcaattcaattctctgtgaccccattttggggtttccttgaaaaagatactggaatatttgccatttctttcaatagctcgttttacaaatgaggaaacaggcaaatggggttaaagtTACTTGACTAGagccacataactagtaaatgtcctAGTAGCACCTCCCACCTACCCCCTATCCCCCCGGGTTGTTCTGAtcctcaaatgaaataaatatctgtaaatcacttagcaaaatacttggcacatagcaaaagctctataaatgttagctatttaacAACATGTATTAAGTCTGTTCTGTATAACAGAGGCTGAGGTATCAAACccaaattaaatcaaaatgtGATTGGGGAAAtacagaacatagataatgttaatatgtgattttctaagtcaatatgagtCCACAGGGATCCTTAAGAGTGGCCCtggtttccatttgaatttgatacctCTGTACTGAACTGTGTGCTGAATTTAATTTCCAAGAATGATCCTATCATGACCCAAAACCAGCTACAACTGGAGCAACATGGAGAACAGTCAGCAGCAGCAAGGCGAGAGTGAGTCATACCTGGAGAAGTTTCCCAAGATGGGGACATTTTGTTTCAGTTAGCAGGGCATAGGGGATTCACCACTATCTTGGGGGTCAGGAGACCTGGTGTTAGAtctagaatatttaaatattctctaCCTGTTTGATCACAGTCTTAGTTTCTAAACCACTGATtttgaattggaagggacctttcagagaccatttaatccactctcattttacaaatgaataaactgaggagacagtggataaagtatgaagtctggagtcaggaagctctgaattcaaatggGACCTCtagcacttactagttgtgtgaccctagtcatCTAAATCCAATTGCTCATATGTAagatgggctggagaagaaaatggcaatttcattcactccaatatctttgcccagaaaaccctaagtggggtcattaagaattggaaacaagTAAACTATAACAAACTAAAATCCGGAAAGGTGACTTTCTCCAGATTACAAtgctaaaaagctaaaaaaatctACCTCATGATGTATAGCCAGGATAGTGCTTTGCAAAGCTTCACATGTTATAGGAATGAGTTGTTCATTATTATTCCAAGCCGTACCTGACTTTAGCTTGGGGCTTGTtacttataaattatttgaatggTTATTTATAGAATCTAAGCATTTAATATAATTTACCCCAAAATGCTGTGATGTAGGTATATCCCCCAAAGAAAACTGCCTAGCACAGTTtgcatagtagatgcttaataaatatttgaagatttgATTTAAAGAGCTTGAGAGAATGTCAGATTTTGCACTAGACTTGAAAGTGATTTAGAATTGAGGTTCCAGGGTATAATTCCAATGCTCTGTCACTCCGCTGACCTTGTTTGCATGAGGAAAGTTAAGTGGTATCATAAATGGCCCTGGGAAGAAGAAATTAAGGTCAATGCTAAGCAAGTATTAGTCTCTATAAATCAGCACTGAGCTCATCCACCCAAGACCTGAAAAAGTGAAAGTTTTCaactaacttttctttctttttgaaggaAGCCCCAACAATGCAGAACGAGTCGAGGATAATCAAAGACGAAGATGTGTGTTTTAACATGGGCATGAAAAGAGCTCCGCCATTCCCCCATTGCCTACAGTTGGGAGCTCCCAGGATGAAATCCCACCAGAGACCACCCTTTGCAGAAGAGTTCAGGGGGCCCTTTGCGCAATTTCGGTACGAACCTCCTTCAGGAGACCTGGATGGATTCCCAGGAATCTTGGAAGGAGGTGGGTCTCGAAAACGGAAGAGCATGCCCACCAAAATGCCCTATAACCCCCCTCCGGCCGATGCCACGACTTCCCACCAGTCGGAGAAGGACAAAAGCCACGGCCTCCCTTTGCTTTTCCAGCAGCCCCCTGCCCCTAAGTACGATGCTCAGATGATTGACCTCTGTAACATCGGCTTCCAGTTCTACCGCACCCTGGAGCACTTGGGGGCCAAGCCCATCAAGCAGGAGCCCCTCAAGCCTAGCACCATGTGGTCCCCCCCGCCTCCCTCACCCTTCCTGTCTACGCCATACTCCTACTACCCCAAGGTCCACCCGGGCCTGGTGTTCCCTTTGTTCATGGCTCCCCCGGGCTTCGCCTACAGCCGCCATTCCTTCCAGCCCAAGCATCCAGCCCAGCCGGCCGTGCCCGCGAAAGCCGAGAGCCAGGAGAGCGAGGAAAGCAAGCAGAAGGTGGAGCGGGTGGACGTCAACATCCAGATCGATGACAGCTACTACGTGGACGTGGGCGGGGAGCAGAAGCGCTGGCAGTGCCCCATGTGCGAAAAGTCCTACACCTCCAAATACAACCTGGTCACCCACATCCTGGGCCACAGCGGCATCAAGCCCCACGCCTGCAGCCGCTGCGGGAAGCTCTTCAAGCAGCTCAGCCACCTGCACACCCACATGCTGACCCACCAGGGCACGCGGCCCCACAAGTGCCAGGTCTGCCACAAGGCCTTCACACAGACCAGCCACCTCAAGCGGCACATGATGCAGCACAGTGACGTGAAGCCCTACAACTGCAGGATCTGCGGCCGTGGCTTCGCCTACCCCAGCGAGCTCAAGGCACATGAGTCCAAGCACGAAAGCGGCCGTGAGAACATCTGTGTGGAGTGCGGCCTGGACTTCCCCACCCTGGCCCAGCTGAAGAGGCACCTCACTTCTCACCGTGGGCCCATCCAGTACAACTGTACCGAGTGTGACAAGACCTTCCAGTA of the Sarcophilus harrisii chromosome 1, mSarHar1.11, whole genome shotgun sequence genome contains:
- the ZNF366 gene encoding zinc finger protein 366 isoform X2, with the protein product MQNESRIIKDEDVCFNMGMKRAPPFPHCLQLGAPRMKSHQRPPFAEEFRGPFAQFRYEPPSGDLDGFPGILEGGGSRKRKSMPTKMPYNPPPADATTSHQSEKDKSHGLPLLFQQPPAPKYDAQMIDLCNIGFQFYRTLEHLGAKPIKQEPLKPSTMWSPPPPSPFLSTPYSYYPKVHPGLVFPLFMAPPGFAYSRHSFQPKHPAQPAVPAKAESQESEESKQKVERVDVNIQIDDSYYVDVGGEQKRWQCPMCEKSYTSKYNLVTHILGHSGIKPHACSRCGKLFKQLSHLHTHMLTHQGTRPHKCQVCHKAFTQTSHLKRHMMQHSDVKPYNCRICGRGFAYPSELKAHESKHESGRENICVECGLDFPTLAQLKRHLTSHRGPIQYNCTECDKTFQYPSQLQNHMMKHQDIRPYICSECGMEFVQPHHLKQHSLTHKGVKEHKCGICGREFTLLANMKRHVLIHTNIRAYQCHLCFKSFVQKQTLKAHMIVHSDVKPFKCKLCGKEFNRMHNLMGHMHLHSDSKPFKCLYCPSKFTLKGNLTRHMKVKHGVMERGFHSPGFGRGRMALSQTVGMLRSLEQEEPFDLSQKPREKGTPFHSDGESAKGSSCPEEEEEDTYEPEQYSPDTYQQNKRLYTPQDLSRKTEQVMKTLQESYGEEKEDALKEALEEKEKDGFSAKGGHSLLITSTNSLASVSEQKCLSMISNLLENDSYRKLGTGHGLNGFNRKLS
- the ZNF366 gene encoding zinc finger protein 366 isoform X1, whose product is MQNESRIIKDEDVCFNMGMKRAPPFPHCLQLGAPRMKSHQRPPFAEEFRGPFAQFRYEPPSGDLDGFPGILEGGGSRKRKSMPTKMPYNPPPADATTSHQSEKDKSHGLPLLFQQPPAPKYDAQMIDLCNIGFQFYRTLEHLGAKPIKQEPLKPSTMWSPPPPSPFLSTPYSYYPKVHPGLVFPLFMAPPGFAYSRHSFQPKHPAQPAVPAKAESQESEESKQKVERVDVNIQIDDSYYVDVGGEQKRWQCPMCEKSYTSKYNLVTHILGHSGIKPHACSRCGKLFKQLSHLHTHMLTHQGTRPHKCQVCHKAFTQTSHLKRHMMQHSDVKPYNCRICGRGFAYPSELKAHESKHESGRENICVECGLDFPTLAQLKRHLTSHRGPIQYNCTECDKTFQYPSQLQNHMMKHQDIRPYICSECGMEFVQPHHLKQHSLTHKGVKEHKCGICGREFTLLANMKRHVLIHTNIRAYQCHLCFKSFVQKQTLKAHMIVHSDVKPFKCKLCGKEFNRMHNLMGHMHLHSDSKPFKCLYCPSKFTLKGNLTRHMKVKHGVMERGFHSPGFGRGRMALSQTVGMLRSLEQEEPFDLSQKPREKGTPFHSDGESAKGSSCPEEEEEDTYEPEQYSPDTYQQNKRLYTPQDLSRKTEQVMKTLQESYGEEKEDALKEALEEKEKDGFSAKGGQERDFACLRAFQSGRLEPSFSDYLYFKHRNESLKELLERKMEKQAMLLGI